The following are encoded in a window of Fretibacter rubidus genomic DNA:
- a CDS encoding DUF1223 domain-containing protein encodes MIYLKRPITSVLSLLVFASAAASAHAGDVPSTVVELFTSQGCSSCPPANAFVGALTEDTDKLVLSYGVTYWDYLGWKDTFGDVRFTERQKAYGKAFGIGNVYTPQIVLNGSAHSPRYQRRDIDTMPLNAKGGLDIDVTDGQVVITGLADVDSTRPIVLVSFTPGWQSVDVSKGENNGRTLRLANVVTDVQPITTDQTAIRASDDTAYAVLVHDAETKKILNAAVYRP; translated from the coding sequence ATGATTTACTTAAAGCGCCCGATTACATCTGTTCTTTCTTTGCTCGTTTTCGCCTCTGCTGCGGCCTCCGCTCATGCAGGGGACGTGCCGTCGACTGTCGTGGAGTTGTTTACTTCCCAAGGCTGCTCGTCCTGCCCACCCGCCAATGCCTTTGTCGGCGCCCTGACAGAGGATACAGATAAGTTGGTTCTGTCCTATGGTGTGACCTATTGGGATTATCTGGGGTGGAAAGATACCTTTGGTGATGTGCGTTTCACAGAGCGTCAAAAGGCGTATGGCAAGGCCTTTGGCATTGGCAATGTATACACACCACAAATCGTGTTGAACGGCTCTGCCCACAGTCCGCGCTATCAACGCCGCGATATTGACACCATGCCGCTTAACGCGAAAGGCGGTCTGGATATCGACGTGACAGACGGGCAAGTCGTGATTACGGGTTTAGCTGATGTTGACAGCACGCGCCCCATTGTATTGGTCAGCTTCACACCCGGTTGGCAATCGGTTGATGTGTCCAAGGGCGAAAACAACGGGCGGACATTACGTCTCGCCAATGTCGTCACAGATGTGCAGCCTATTACGACGGACCAGACCGCTATCCGCGCGTCGGACGATACGGCCTATGCCGTGCTTGTCCATGATGCGGAGACAAAGAAAATCCTCAACGCCGCAGTTTATCGGCCTTAA
- a CDS encoding Bax inhibitor-1 family protein, whose product MNQNYNNAVGNNADVDLGLRSFMLGTYRYMAMAMAVTAGVAYFGGQAIQANPQLMGILRNPILVIGFIFAIPFIFAGVGRKLPTMSIGGVQAFLFGFAAFMGIFMSAIAAFVDPMIIAKIFFMTVAMFGALSLFGYSTQRNLSTFVKYAFAAFLAYVGLGILGMFFPSLSPFAGGVFGTVVLIIALAAISLITAWETQMLKQVYYGNAGNPAMEGKLAAYGAASLLLAFINMFQILLSLFGRE is encoded by the coding sequence ATGAACCAGAATTATAACAATGCCGTTGGCAATAACGCGGATGTCGATCTCGGCCTCCGTAGCTTTATGCTCGGCACTTACCGCTATATGGCAATGGCGATGGCTGTCACAGCTGGCGTTGCTTATTTTGGCGGTCAAGCAATCCAAGCCAATCCCCAACTCATGGGCATCTTACGTAACCCGATTCTTGTTATCGGCTTTATCTTTGCCATCCCGTTTATCTTTGCGGGTGTTGGTCGTAAATTGCCAACAATGAGTATTGGTGGCGTGCAAGCCTTTCTTTTCGGCTTTGCTGCCTTTATGGGTATTTTCATGTCAGCCATTGCGGCTTTCGTGGATCCGATGATCATTGCCAAAATCTTCTTTATGACAGTTGCCATGTTTGGTGCGCTAAGCCTGTTTGGTTATTCAACGCAGCGTAACCTGTCGACATTTGTGAAATATGCCTTTGCGGCGTTCCTGGCTTATGTAGGCCTGGGCATTTTGGGCATGTTCTTCCCATCGCTGAGCCCCTTTGCAGGCGGCGTGTTTGGCACAGTCGTGCTGATTATCGCGCTGGCGGCAATCTCGCTGATTACAGCGTGGGAAACACAAATGCTGAAGCAGGTCTATTACGGTAATGCTGGTAATCCTGCGATGGAAGGCAAGCTGGCCGCTTACGGTGCAGCGTCATTGCTACTGGCCTTTATCAACATGTTCCAAATCTTGCTCAGCCTGTTTGGCCGCGAATAA
- a CDS encoding DUF2794 domain-containing protein, producing the protein MSSKIVSLKTPKNPNEPRRIFAGQKNEPSQTAFDRRELSIILSVYGQMVSQGEWKDYAMDFLKDKAVFSVFRRATEHPLYRIEKTPALRDKQGQFSVIAPGGLILKRGHDLRTVLRVFDKQRFKSV; encoded by the coding sequence ATGTCGTCTAAAATTGTGTCATTAAAAACGCCGAAAAATCCAAATGAGCCGCGCCGTATTTTCGCGGGTCAAAAGAACGAGCCGTCCCAAACCGCCTTTGACCGCCGAGAGCTGTCCATCATCCTGTCAGTGTACGGGCAGATGGTGAGCCAAGGCGAATGGAAAGACTACGCGATGGACTTCCTAAAGGACAAGGCGGTGTTTTCTGTCTTTCGCCGTGCGACAGAGCACCCTCTTTACCGCATCGAAAAGACGCCAGCCCTGCGTGATAAACAGGGCCAATTTAGCGTGATTGCGCCGGGCGGTCTTATCCTCAAACGCGGCCATGATTTACGCACGGTGCTGCGGGTCTTTGACAAGCAACGCTTTAAATCGGTTTAG